TTGATTGGCGATAATCATGGACAAGGCAATGAAAGCACTGCCTCCAGCAGATTGAATAATCCTTGCAATGATCACAAAGATATACTGATTGGTTATGGAACCAATAATGGAACCACACACGAACATACACACACCGAAGATTAATAAGGTCTTAAGTTGGAAGTATGACGCCAATTTACTGTAAGTAATAGAACCGAAGGCAATGACCAATGTATATAAAATCACGACCCAACTAATCATAGAAGTTGTTACCCCTAGTTCTCCTTTCATATCGACAAGTGCCACATTAAACAAAATTGAATTCATCACACCCGATAAAACGATGAAACACAAGGTTAAGATAAGACCATTTTCTTTACTTTTCATCTTCATATTTTTTTCTCCTCCTCATATTATTCTAAAGTCATAAAACTTTATGACTTTAGAATAAAAAAAGTGGCTACATCAGAGCGTAGCCAAAAACCCCGGTAAATAATAATCAAATATCTCTTTGTTTAGCGTGATATACTTTGTCACACCTTCACGTTCAATTAGCACTAATTGTGCGTCCGATAAAATTTTCAAATGATAAGAACCATTTGACTTACTGATTCCTAAACTCCTTCCAATATCCGAACACATAGGGCGATTGTTCTCGTGAAATAGTAAACGAATCATCTGTATTCTTTTCTCATCCGCTAATGCATTAAATACCTTAATGCGTTGTTGATCATCCAATTGTTTTAATACCATAAAACTATTATATAAATTAGCTCAAATTTGTCAAACCATCTTGCTGGAATTCAAATCTACTTGTGTATTGCTGCTTTCACTATTGTCTATCAAAGATTACCGTTACATTGTAACAACATGGGTTTACTCCTTTATCTGGCCCGTTTGTTCAAAAAAAGAGAGCTATTATCAGCCCTCTCGATCTTCAACTAACGCACCCGATTGTTGAATATACTTTTTATATCCATTTAGCAAACCCAGCAACATAATATGCAGCAGGTATAAAGATAAGTTGTGCTACTAATGTACCTATAAATTTTGAACATATCATTGTTAACGAGTAACTTTTTAGAAAAACATACTTACTTTCTTTCTTAACCACTCTGTCAGCTAGAACTGATGCTTTTGGATCAATAAACAATGTTAAAAGGATGGTTGCAATACCGTTAATAATGCCAGATGACATTAAAGCTGCTTGTGCATAATCTTTTGGTACCAACATCGAAGCATAAATAGAGGAAAGTACTCCTATTGTAAAAACCGCAGAGATTACCACATTTACAAAAAATAAACGTTTTGGAATGGTACTCAAAGTAATTCCGTCTAGATATGAAATCTTTGGAATTCTAATACACTTTATAAGTTTTTTAAACCTAGATAAATTTAAATGCTTAACTAGCAGTTTGATTATTGAGCCTCTTTCATTTTGAAAGCTGAACAATAGCTCTTGAGAAGATGGTGATGAATGTAGGAAATAACATTATTCCAATGATAACGCCTAAAGATGTTACCCCAATAAGTACACGATATTGTCCTTCAATAAGGGATAATTTATTTGAATCTGGTGCCTCCGCAATGAGCTTTGCAGTTAAAGGTTGCTGGATCATCGTAGAAAATCTCGATACAATAACCATAGTACTGAACAATGAATGTTTCAATAACTGTTATTATTAAAAGAAAAATAGATATTATAATTACTTTACCAGTGAGTAGGTCCATTTTTTAATCTTCCTTCACATAGAATAATACCAATTATTTCAAATCATTCTCTTTAACACAAGCCATAATAACAAAAAGAGCTTACCTTATTACAGATAAGCACCCTTTAGTTGAATAACGCTTGAATTTTTATAGCGACTTCTTTTGGTTTAACATCAATAGATGATAACTGGTTTATTTCAATCCACAATGGTAGATAAGTTCCTCGCTTTCTATTAAAATCTGTGTACTCTTCACCATTCCCTGTACCAAAATTTCCAGTTATTATTTCAGCAAGAAAAAAGTATTGAGTGCCGTTAAATTCAACTTCTGCGATACACTCATTTATATTAACCGTTACTCCTAATTCCTCTTGAGCTTCTCTTTTGGCTGCTTCTTGAGGTGTCTCTCCATCTTCTATTCCACCACCAGGAAATACATAATAAACTGAATCCCCTCTAACCCTCTTAATCAGACCTACTTTTTGATTTTCAACTAAAACTACTGAACCTCTATTTCTCATATTTACCCCCATAGCTGAAATACATTGTTCAACAATCCTGCCCTTAAATCAATAAAAAAGCCACTTCTCCTTCTTGAAGAAATACGCCCTTTAGTTGAAGATCGTTATATTACGTTTGTTTTTTATTTCCCTCATATTCAATTCAAGAAGAATGTCTTTCGGTACACAGCCTTCTAAACCTTCTTTTTTTATCAAGTCATACCCCGTACAGCTATCATCAACAACTGAGACAATGTCTCCTTTACTTACGCTTATTTGTGCACAAGAAACATCGGTCTTAGCAGTAAAATGCCCCGTTTCATTTTGTTGAATATATTCATTTTTAACGTATAGTAGTTCATTGGTTTCTAGCTGTTTACATAAAGTGAAGTTATCATTTTTTTCAACTAGCGCAAGATCATATAAAGGATAAGTAATAGAACCAATCATCATAGGTTCAGCACTAAAATCTTCCAACACTTCACAATTTAGAAAATGATCAATATATGCATTCGAATATGTATCTTCAGCAAATGATCTATGAATGATAAATGCATTTAATTGTCCAGTTGTTTTGATGGCGTTTCCCCATTATTTTAATCCATTTTTTTACTAGTTGATAGTCTTACAACTATTTCCTCACATAACTATTTGAAAATTTTAAAAAAGCGCTGATCCTTATTTCAGGAAAGCGCCCTTTAATTGTATAAGAATGGACTATATTTTATTGAAATTATGGTCAACAAACCTCTTCATTTTATCTGTATAAGAACGCTAAGTTTCCAGGTTAGTAATTTTGCCGAAAAGTAATGCATCATAATACTTATCCTCTATAAAATAGTGGTCTTTTAAACGTCCTTCTAACTCATACCTGTTCTTTTCAAGTATCCGTGCAGAACCAATATTGGCATCCACTACCATAGCATGGAGTCTATGAAGATTTAGTGATTTAAAAGCAAAATCACTCATCAATGCAACAATCTCTGTGCCATACCCCTTACCCCAATGATGTTTATGCAACACATAACCAATTTCAGCTTTGTTTGCTCCTTGGTCAAAATTGAAAATCATGGCTGTCCCTATAATTGCTTGAGTTGATTTTTCAACAATGGAGGAATATAAATGAGTACCTGCCGACTCACGTTTTAACATTATTTCAATGTACTGACGAGTTTCCTCCAAAGTATTCATTAAATTCCAGCCAATAAATCGTGAAACTTCTTGATCTGACGCATAATGATGTATCTCTTGAACATCCTCAATCCTAAGTGCTTTGAAGTAGATTTTTTCACCCTCCAATGAATGAAATAAAACAGCCTGCTTCTCCATTTTAACCTCCTCTAATTTCGATTTGTTAAATGAACCTCAGATGGCAGCGAAAATGTCCCTAATTAAGGTTAATATCATCGCACTCATCTTAGTACATCCTTTCAAATAATTTTCCATATATATGTTATAACTGTTTCCTCGGCAAACTGGCCTTAAAATGAAAAAAGCTCTAATCCTTGTTCCAGGAAAGCACCCTATTGCTAAATAAAGATTAGTTATTAATGAGGATGCTTACAGAATTAAAACTATATCCACCGCTCCCTTTATGCATAATAGAAAAGAATGGTTCGTATCGGTGTCCCTCAATATCTTCAAACGATAGGATAAATTTATAGTCACCTTCGGCCATATTAGTAATGGCGTCCGATGTGTGAAATAGATCGACTTCATTTTAGAAAAAATAACGATCTACATAGATAATGATTAAACTCACAACCTTTTATCAGAAAGGATGATTAACATTATATTTTCTTATGAAAAAATCACTTTATCCGGAGATAACTCTGCTGAAGTATTTTTACACAGGACTATTGATAGACGTTTTTTGCAGCCATTCCTGATCTTCACTGGTCAGCAGAATTTAAAGAATTCGATAAAATACATACACAAATGCAACACCTGCAAAACTCTTTAAATTTTCATTTGTTTTCAGGTGATACGGATAAATTGATTGAAGCTATTATTGAGTTGGTTAAGCGGTACGAATAATAGTTAGTGAACATTATGGGTCAAATACGAAGAATCGTTATTTCTTTTTTAAATTTTGGCTCTGTAAAATTAAATGTCGATTTTCATATAGTAATTAGGGGAACCTGCATTTGTCGAGGTTCTCCTTTTTTGTTCAACTAACGCCCCCGTTAGCTCAATAGCAAATGAATTACAACTCGTTATTTCTCCCAAAGCTCGACCAGTCGACCTTCAGGATCTTCAATCCAAATAAACTTTCCAAATTCACTAATCTCTTTTTTCTTTGCAAGAGGTACACCAATATGTTCAAGATGCTTAATAGTCTCGTTTAGATTATGTACTTGGAAATTTAACATCACTTGTTGTTCTGTTGGAAAATAACTGTCATTCTCGGTAAAGAAAGAAAAGATAGTCTCATTTCCTAATTGGGGTTTTATCACAGTCCCATTCCAATTTTCCACTTCAATCTTCAACACTTCACTGTACCATTTTTTTACAACTTCAAGATTCTTAGTTCTCCAAAATATTCCTCCGAAACCTTTTATCATCGTATCTAACTCCTGTCTGTCATCAAATTTTTAGCTGTGCGATTACATTAGATATTCGAGATTTAAATTTAAGTTCCTTTTTCAACTATACTGCCCGATAGTTAAATAAGCACTATAGAGCGCATTTTGATAAACGTAAACTATCGTAAGTATCTGTCATTTCAAAAACAAAAGATGATAATAGGAATTCCTTAATATTATGTTTTGTGCTTTCATTGCTACGGC
This genomic stretch from Fictibacillus marinisediminis harbors:
- a CDS encoding ArsR/SmtB family transcription factor, translated to MVLKQLDDQQRIKVFNALADEKRIQMIRLLFHENNRPMCSDIGRSLGISKSNGSYHLKILSDAQLVLIEREGVTKYITLNKEIFDYYLPGFLATL
- a CDS encoding NUDIX hydrolase; translated protein: MRNRGSVVLVENQKVGLIKRVRGDSVYYVFPGGGIEDGETPQEAAKREAQEELGVTVNINECIAEVEFNGTQYFFLAEIITGNFGTGNGEEYTDFNRKRGTYLPLWIEINQLSSIDVKPKEVAIKIQALFN
- a CDS encoding GNAT family N-acetyltransferase, with translation MEKQAVLFHSLEGEKIYFKALRIEDVQEIHHYASDQEVSRFIGWNLMNTLEETRQYIEIMLKRESAGTHLYSSIVEKSTQAIIGTAMIFNFDQGANKAEIGYVLHKHHWGKGYGTEIVALMSDFAFKSLNLHRLHAMVVDANIGSARILEKNRYELEGRLKDHYFIEDKYYDALLFGKITNLET
- a CDS encoding VOC family protein, which gives rise to MIKGFGGIFWRTKNLEVVKKWYSEVLKIEVENWNGTVIKPQLGNETIFSFFTENDSYFPTEQQVMLNFQVHNLNETIKHLEHIGVPLAKKKEISEFGKFIWIEDPEGRLVELWEK